A window from Theobroma cacao cultivar B97-61/B2 chromosome 3, Criollo_cocoa_genome_V2, whole genome shotgun sequence encodes these proteins:
- the LOC18606558 gene encoding terpene synthase 10, protein MSFPLLAPAPSCNFITTHCHSISNKSNVKRSIVVQARKFVATAQGFDQKIDRRSADYHLSIWKDNYIQSLKSEYLGKSCYERANKLVGEVRMMLDKEINPLEQLELIDTLQRLGLSYHFENEIKTILDSVSADHIDVAWKKDNLYATAIEFRLLRQHGYKVTQEVFSTFTDEKGNFKASLCEDCKGLLNLYEASYHLVEGESMLEKARDFAAKRLKEYLKQNKDPYLSLLVEHALELPLHWRMPRFEARFFIDVYEGREDRNPILLELAKLDFNMVQAAHQDDLKYASKWWRDLGIGKKLTFARDRSMENFLWTVGEASDPQFGYFRRTETKINTFIATIDDVYDVHGTLDELELFTEAVDRWDTNAMQLLPEYMQICFLALYNFVNEMAFDVLKDKGFDTIPFLTKAWADMCKSFLLEAKWYYSGYTPTLREYIDNAWISVTAPVILSHAYVLTNLETNECFESFEEYSNIIYCSSIIFRLVNDLATSSDELKRGDVPKSIQCYMHETGVSEEEARRHIWNLIDATWRRMNEEQIVGSRFPRPFIQIAVNLARTAQFMYQHHDGYGVEDGETKERVLSLFVNPIPLR, encoded by the exons ATGTCATTTCCTCTCCTTGCTCCGGCTCCCAGCTGCAATTTCATCACGACACATTGCCACAGCATCTCGAATAAATCAAACGTCAAGAGATCCATTGTTGTCCAAGCGAGAAAATTTGTTGCCACGGCTCAAGGTTTTGATCAAAAAATAGATAGAAGATCTGCCGATTATCATCTTTCGATTTGgaaagataattatattcaaTCGCTTAAGAGTGAATAtttg GGGAAATCATGTTATGAACGAGCAAATAAACTAGTAGGAGAAGTGAGAATGATGCTTGACAAAGAGATCAATCCTTTGGAGCAACTTGAGCTAATCGATACCTTGCAAAGACTTGGATTATCTTATcactttgaaaatgaaatcaaGACAATTTTGGATAGTGTAAGTGCTGATCACATCGATGTTGCATGGAAGAAAGATAACTTATATGCTACAGCAATTGAATTTAGGCTCCTAAGGCAGCACGGCTATAAAGTAACTCAAG AGGTTTTCTCTACTTTCACGGACGAGAAGGGGAACTTTAAGGCAAGTCTTTGTGAGGATTGCAAAGGGCTGCTTAACTTGTATGAAGCTTCATACCATTTGGTAGAGGGTGAAAGCATGTTGGAGAAGGCAAGAGATTTCGCAGCTAAACGTCTCAAGGAATATCTGAAGCAGAACAAAGATCCATACCTTTCCTTACTTGTGGAGCATGCTTTGGAACTTCCGCTGCATTGGAGGATGCCCAGGTTCGAAGCCAGGTTTTTCATAGATGTGTATGAGGGACGAGAGGACAGAAATCCCATTCTTTTGGAGCTTGCTAAGTTGGATTTCAATATGGTGCAAGCTGCGCACCAGGATGATCTAAAATATGCTTCGAA GTGGTGGAGGGATTTAGGAATAGGCAAAAAGTTAACCTTTGCCAGAGACAGGTCGATGGAGAACTTTTTATGGACTGTGGGCGAGGCATCTGATCCTCAGTTTGGGTATTTTAGAAGAACTGAGACAAAGATTAATACATTCATAGCAACTATagatgatgtttatgatgtgCATGGTACCTTGGATGAGTTAGAGCTCTTCACTGAAGCTGTTGACAG ATGGGATACCAATGCAATGCAGCTGCTTCCAGAATATATGCAGATATGTTTCCTTGCTCTTTACAATTTCGTAAACGAAATGGCTTTTGACGTTCTTAAGGATAAAGGATTTGACACCATTCCTTTCCTGACGAAAGCG TGGGCAGACATGTGTAAATCATTTTTACTGGAGGCAAAGTGGTATTACAGTGGATATACACCTACCCTGCGGGAGTACATTGATAATGCGTGGATTTCAGTTACAGCTCCTGTAATCCTATCACATGCTTATGTGTTAACAAATTTAGAGACAAATGAGTGCTTCGAATCCTTCGAAGAATACTCCAACATAATCTACTGTTCGTCTATAATTTTTCGACTTGTTAATGATCTTGCAACATCATCG GATGAATTAAAACGAGGTGatgttcctaaatcaattcaatGTTATATGCACGAAACTGGAGTTTCGGAAGAAGAAGCTCGACGACACATATGGAATTTGATTGATGCAACATGGAGAAGGATGAACGAAGAGCAAATTGTTGGCTCTCGTTTTCCTCGACCATTTATTCAGATTGCTGTGAACCTCGCAAGGACTGCTCAATTCATGTACCAGCACCATGATGGCTATGGGGTTGAAGATGGTGAGACCAAGGAACGTGTCCTATCACTATTCGTGAATCCAATTCCATTGAGGTGA
- the LOC18606559 gene encoding beta-adaptin-like protein B has translation MSGHDSKYFSTTKKGEIPELKEELNSQYKDKRKDAVKKVIAAMTVGKDVSSLFTDVVNCMQTENLELKKLVYLYLINYAKSQPDLAILAVNTFVKDSQDPNPLIRALAVRTMGCIRVDKITEYLCDPLQRCLKDDDPYVRKTAAICVAKLYDINAELVEDRGFLESLKDLISDNNPMVVANAVAALAEIQENSTRPIFEITSHTLSKLLTALNECTEWGQVFILDALSRYKAADAREAENIVERVTPRLQHANCAVVLSAVKMILQQMELITSTDVVRNLCKKMAPPLVTLLSAEPEIQYVALRNINLIVQRRPTILAHEIKVFFCKYNDPIYVKMEKLEIMIKLASDRNIDQVLLEFKEYATEVDVDFVRKAVRAIGRCAIKLERAAERCISVLLELIKIKVNYVVQEAIIVIKDIFRRYPNTYESIIATLCESLDTLDEPEAKASMIWIIGEYAERIDNADELLESFLESFPEEPPQVQLQLLTATVKLFLKKPTEGPQQMIQVVLNNATVETDNPDLRDRAYIYWRLLSTDPEAAKDVVLAEKPVISDDSNQLDPSLLDELLANIATLSSVYHKPPDTFVTRVKPATQRTEDDEYPDGNETGYAESPANAADGGASPPTSSSSVPYGAARQPAPAPDAPAPVAPVPDLLGDLIGLDNNAIVPADQHATSSGPPLPILLPASTGQGLQISAQLARQDGQIFYSLQFENNSQITLDGFMIQFNKNSFGLAAAGSLQVPPLAPGASTRTLLPMVLFQNMSAGPPSSLLQVAVKNNQQPVWYFNDKILLHVFFTDDGRMERTSFLETWRSLPDSNEVLKEFPGIMVSSAEATLDRLAATNMFFIAKRKHANQDVFYFSAKIPRGIPFLIELTTVIGNPGVKCAIKTPNPEMAPLFFEAIETLLKA, from the exons ATGAGCGGTCACGATTCGAAGTACTTCTCGACGACGAAGAAGGGAGAAATCCCTGAACTCAAGGAGGAGCTCAATTCTCAGTATAAG gataaaagaaaagatgctGTGAAGAAGGTTATTGCTGCAATGACAGTTGGGAAGGATGTGTCATCGCTGTTCACAGACGTAGTGAATTGCATGCAAACAGAGAATTTGGAGCTGAAAAAGCTTGTTTATTTGTATCTTATAAATTATGCGAAAAGCCAGCCTGACCTTGCTATTCTTGCAGTAAACACATTTGTAAAG GATTCTCAGGATCCAAATCCTCTCATTCGTGCTTTGGCTGTTCGAACTATGGGGTGCATTCGTGTTGATAAGATCACAGAATATCTTTGTGATCCCCTTCAGAGGTGCCTCAAG GATGATGATCCGTATGTCCGCAAGACAGCTGCCATATGTGTTGCTAAACTTTATGACATAAATGCTGAGTTAGTTGAGGATAGGGGTTTTCTGGAATCTCTCAAGGATTTGATATCTGACAACAATCCAATGGTTGTAGCTAATGCTGTGGCAGCTCTTGCTGAGATCCAAGAGAATAGTACTAGACCAATCTTTGAAATCACCAGTCACACACTATCAAAGCTCCTCACTGCTCTTAATGAATGCACAGA GTGGGGTCAAGTTTTTATACTTGATGCTCTCTCTAGATATAAGGCAGCTGATGCTCGTGAAGCAGAAAATATAGTGGAGAGAGTTACGCCACGACTTCAACATGCAAATTGTGCTGTTGTACTTTCAGCTGTTAAG ATGATCCTTCAACAAATGGAACTTATCACTAGCACTGATGTTGTTCGAAATCTTTGCAAAAAGATGGCTCCTCCTCTTGTGACTTTACTCTCTGCAGAACCTGAGATACAATACGTTGCATTGCGGAATATAAACCTTATAGTACAAAGGCGGCCTACGATTCTTGCCCATGAAATCAAG GTGTTCTTCTGCAAGTACAATGATCCAATTTATGTGAAGATGGAAAAGTTAGAAATCATGATAAAGCTTGCCTCTGACCGAAATATAGACCAG GTTTTATTGGAGTTTAAAGAATATGCCACAGAAGTAGATGTAGATTTTGTCAGAAAGGCTGTTCGTGCCATCGGTCGCTGTGCTATCAAGTTAGAGAGAGCAGCTGAACGGTGCATCAGTGTTCTGCTTGAGTTGATCAAGATTAAAGTAAACTATGTTGTTCAAGAGGCTATAATAGTTATCAAAGATATCTTTAGAAGATACCCTAACAC GTATGAATCCATCATTGCCACCCTGTGTGAGAGCTTGGACACTCTAGATGAGCCAGAAGCTAAG GCATCAATGATATGGATAATTGGAGAATATGCGGAAAGAATTGACAATGCTGATGAGCTCCTTGAAAGCTTCTTGGAGAGTTTCCCTGAAGAGCCTCCCCAGGTTCAACTGCAACTGCTAACTGCAACAGTCAAACTTTTTCTCAAGAAGCCAACTGAAGGCCCACAGCAGATGATTCAG GTTGTACTGAATAATGCTACGGTGGAGACTGACAATCCTGATTTACGGGACCGTGCATACATTTATTGGCGCCTTCTATCAACTGATCCTGAG GCAGCTAAGGATGTCGTATTAGCTGAGAAACCCGTGATCAGTGATGATTCAAACCAACTGGATCCATCTCTTCTTGATGAGCTTCTTGCCAATATTGCTACGCTGTCTTCTGTGTACCACAAACCTCCAGACACTTTTGTAACCCGTGTGAAACCTGCAACTCAGAGAACTGAAGATGATGAATACCCTGATGGAAATGAAACAGGGTATGCTGAATCACCTGCTAATGCTGCTGATGGTGGTGCATCACCGCCAACTAGTTCAAGTAGTGTCCCATATGGTGCAGCTAGGCAGCCAGCTCCAGCCCCAGATGCTCCTGCACCTGTGGCTCCGGTGCCCGATTTGTTAGGTGATCTGATTGGCCTTGATAATAATGCAATTGTCCCTGCTGATCAGCATGCCACATCTTCTGG CCCGCCTTTACCTATTTTACTACCAGCATCAACTGGACAGGGTTTGCAAATCAGTGCACAGTTAGCTCGACAAGATGGTCAAATATTTTACAGTTTACAGTTTGAGAATAACTCACAGATCACACTTGATGGATTCATGATTCAGTTTAACAAGAATTCATTTGGTCTGGCAGCTGCTGGATCTCTTCAG GTTCCCCCATTGGCACCGGGAGCATCAACAAGGACATTGCTGCCTATGGTATTATTCCAGAATATGTCTGCTGGTCCTCCTAGCTCTCTTCTACAGGTTGCTGTGAAAAACAATCAGCAGCCGGTCTGGTACTTCAATGATAAAATCTTGTTGCATGTGTTCTTTACTGATGATGGGAGAATGGAGCGAACTAGTTTTCTAGAG ACATGGAGGTCACTACCCGATTCAAACGAGGTCCTAAAGGAATTTCCAGGCATTATGGTGAGCAGTGCTGAAGCGACCCTTGACCGACTAGCTGCAACAAACATGTTCTTTATAGCGAAGCGTAAACATGCCAACCAGGATGTATTCTACTTCTCTGCCAAGATCCCTCGAGGTATACCTTTCTTGATTGAACTTACAACAGTAATTGGAAACCCTGGTGTCAAGTGCGCAATCAAGACTCCAAATCCTGAGATGGCACCACTATTTTTTGAAGCCATTGAGACTCTCCTGAAGGCTTGA
- the LOC18606560 gene encoding DNA repair helicase XPB1, which yields MGHGEKGRPTKKLKFAAKDDHRSSTVEDEYSFYPDEGDDASRDGENEGKKRDFSKLELKPDHANRPLWACADGRIFLETFSPLYKQAYDFLIAIAEPVCRPESMHEYNLTPHSLYAAVSVGLETETIISVLNKLSKTKLPKEMIDFIHASTANYGKVKLVLKKNRYFIESPFPEVLKKLLQDDVIARARIASESAHGSDGFTISKAAGEIGTGHDGLLNEAELAAATEEKETHAFEIDPAQVENVKQRCLPNALNYPMLEEYDFRNDTVNPDLDMELKPHAQPRPYQEKSLSKMFGNGRARSGIIVLPCGAGKSLVGVSAASRIKKSCLCLATNAVSVDQWAFQFKLWSTIRDDQICRFTSDSKERFRGNAGVVVTTYNMVAFGGKRSEESEKIIEEIRNREWGLLLMDEVHVVPAHMFRKVISLTKSHCKLGLTATLVREDERITDLNFLIGPKLYEANWLDLVKGGFIANVQCAEVWCPMTKEFFAEYLKKENSKKKQALYVMNPNKFRACEFLIRFHERERGDKIIVFADNLFALTEYAMKLRKPMIYGATSHLERTKILQAFKTSRDVNTIFLSKVGDNSIDIPEANVIIQISSHAGSRRQEAQRLGRILRAKGKLEDRMAGGKEEYNAFFYSLVSTDTQEMYYSTKRQQFLIDQGYSFKVITSLPPPDAGADLSYYHLDEQLALLGKVLTAGDDAVGLEQLEEDADDIALHKARRSTGSMSAMSGANGMVYMEYSTGKHKYPGQGQIKSKPKDPSKRHYLFKRRYG from the exons ATGGGACATg GTGAAAAGGGTCGACCTACCAAGAAGCTTAAATTTGCTGCCAAG GATGATCACAGGAGCTCAACTGTTGAAGATGAATATTCGTTTTATCCTGATGAAGGCGATGACGCCTCTCGTGATG GTGAAAACGAAGGAAAGAAGAGAGATTTTAGCAAATTAGAACTAAAACCGGATCACGCGAATCGCCCATTATGGGCTTGTGCTGATGGGCGTATATTTTTGGAAACTTTTTCCCCTTTATACAAACAAGcttatgattttctcattGCCATAGCTGAACCCGTTTGCAG GCCAGAGTCAATGCACGAGTATAATCTAACACCGCATTCCTTGTATGCTGCGGTGTCTGTGGGGTTGGAAACTGAAACTATTATTTCTGTATTGAACAAGTTGTCCAAGACTAAGCTTCCTAAAGAAATGATTGATTTCATACATGCTTCTACTGCTAATTATGGCAAAGTGAAGCTTGTGCTTAAGAAAAATCGTTACTTTATCGAATCCCCATTTCCAGAG GTACTGAAGAAACTGCTCCAAGATGACGTTATAGCTCGAGCAAGGATTGCTTCTGAG AGTGCACATGGAAGTGATGGATTTACAATCAGCAAAGCTGCGGGTGAAATTGGAACTGGTCATGATGGACTGCTAAATGAAGCAGAGTTGGCAGCTGCTactgaagaaaaagaaacccaTGCATTTGAAATTGACCCTGCTCAG GTTGAAAATGTAAAGCAACGATGCTTGCCAAATGCTTTAAACTATCCAATGTTAGAGGAGTATGATTTCAGAAATGATACG GTGAACCCAGACCTTGACATGGAACTGAAGCCTCATGCACAGCCACGGCCATATCAGGAAAAGAGTCTTAGCAAAATGTTTGGAAATG GTAGAGCCAGATCTGGCATTATTGTGCTACCTTGTGGCGCTGGAAAGTCTCTAGTTGGTGTTTCTGCAGCTAGCCGAATAAAGAAGAGTTGCCTTTGTTTAGCAACAAATGCAGTTTCAGTGGATCAGTGGGCCTTTCAATTTAAGCTCTGGTCAACCATACGGGATGATCAAATTTGTCGTTTTACATCTGACAGCAAAGAAAGATTCCGTGGCAATGCTGGAGTGGTTGTGACAACATATAACATGGTAGCCTTTGGTGGAAAACGGTCTGAAGAATCTGAAAAGATCATTGAAGAGATAAGAAACAGAGAATGGGGACTGTTGCTTATGGATGAG GTGCATGTCGTCCCTGCTCACATGTTTAGGAAAGTCATCAGTCTTACCAAATCCCACTGCAAACTGGGGCTTACTG CCACACTTGTGagagaggatgaaagaattACAGATCTGAACTTCCTTATTGGTCCCAAATTGTATGAAGCAAACTGGCTGGATCTAGTAAAAGGAGGATTTATAGCAAATGTTCAGTGCGCTGAAGTATGGTGCCCAATGACAAAGGAATTTTTTGCTGAAtatttgaagaaagaaaattccaAGAAGAAACAG GCACTTTATGTGATGAATCCTAATAAGTTCAGGGCATGTGAGTTTCTCATAAGGTTCCATGAACGTGAGCGTGGTGATAAGATAATTGTCTTTGCTGACAATCTTTTTGCACTCACCGAGTATGCAATGAAACTGCGAAAGCCAATGATCTATGGTGCTACCAG CCATCTCGAGAGGACAAAAATTCTCCAGGCATTCAAAACTAGTCGTGATGTGAACACTATTTTCCTCTCAAAG GTGGGTGATAATTCAATAGATATTCCTGAGGCAAATGTGATCATTCAGATTTCATCACATGCTGGTTCAAGACGTCAAGAAGCCCAGCGATTGGGACGTATTCTTAGGGCAAAG GGTAAACTTGAAGATAGGATGGCAGGTGGTAAAGAGGAATACAATGCATTTTTCTATTCCCTTGTTTCTACAGATACACAA GAAATGTACTACTCAACTAAAAGGCAGCAGTTTCTAATTGATCAAGGTTACAGCTTTAAG GTGATAACAAGCTTGCCTCCACCTGATGCTGGTGCTGATTTGAGTTACTACCATCTTGATGAGCAATTGGCCCTTCTAGGGAAG GTTTTGACCGCTGGTGACGATGCAGTTGGTTTAGAGCAGTTAGAAGAAGATGCAGATGATATAGCGCTTCATAAAGCTCGTCGCTCTACGGGATCCATGAGTGCAATGTCAGGCGCAAATGGAATGGTTTACATGGAATACAG CACTGGAAAGCACAAGTATCCTGGGCAGGGCCAGATTAAAAGTAAGCCCAAGGATCCATCCAAGCGGCATTATTTGTTCAAGAGACGCTATGGTTGA
- the LOC18606561 gene encoding zinc finger protein CONSTANS isoform X2: MSCNLSVSNDSSVNRYIPEMVSTDTIDYPLLFDHPFSPFQDSSSDYNFQDLLNNSQNQQNPFDESSCPDQFVSGLLPSSPPTDQLENLSLYQTTQYPSLSFSPNLEYGYGDFNGLNYLEVKNEECQVDFDPAYRGVDNVDKYLQRSFSSNSFEGKPGFSFQLPFDSLMESQNFQGQSFSMPESSFFAGQMRKNMRNAYTNPRSISTPSAIENSFMEEAPFKVGRYSAEERQERISKYKAKRNQRNFNKTIKYACRKTLADNRPRIRGRFARNDDTVEVPKAACSTRDEDEDGLWVLHSIPHGSMQALQEVEDETTARGSFMSSFSQTQYQHHHGCF; the protein is encoded by the exons ATGTCTTGTAATCTTTCTGTTTCTAATGACTCTTCCGTGAACCGTTATATTCCGGAAATGGTTTCAACCGATACAATTGATTATCCCTTATTGTTTGATCATCCTTTCTCTCCTTTCCAAGACTCCTCATCTGattataattttcaagatttgTTAAACAACAGCCAGAACCAACAAAACCCATTTGATGAATCCTCTTGTCCAGACCAATTCGTTTCGGGTTTGCTTCCATCTTCACCCCCAACAGACCAGCTTGAAAACCTTAGCCTTTATCAGACAACCCAGTACCCGTCTCTTTCATTTAGTCCAAATTTAGAGTACGGGTATGGAGATTTCAACGGCTTGAATTATTTGGAAgttaaaaatgaagaatgtcAAGTGGATTTCGATCCTGCTTACAGAGGTGTTGATAATGTAGACAAGTACTTGCAAAGGAGCTTTAGTAGCAATTCTTTTGAAGGAAAGCCTGGCTTTTCATTCCAACTTCCTTTTGATTCTCTCATGGAGTCTCAGAACTTTCAAGGCCAATCATTTAGCATGCCTGAGAGCAGCTTTTTCGCCGGACAAATGAGGAAG AATATGAGAAACGCTTATACCAACCCAAGGTCAATTTCAACCCCTTCGGCTATAGAGAACTCGTTCATGGAGGAAGCACCCTTCAAAGTGGGACGTTACAGTGCAGAAGAGAGACAAGAGAGGATTTCAAAGTACAAAGCCAAGCGCAACCAAAGGAACTTCAACAAAACAATTAAG TATGCATGCCGTAAAACACTAGCCGACAACCGCCCTCGTATACGTGGCAGATTCGCGCGCAACGATGACACTGTTGAGGTTCCCAAGGCTGCATGTTCAACCAGAGATGAAGACGAAGATGGCCTATGGGTACTACACTCCATTCCTCATGGTTCGATGCAG GCGCTGCAAGAAGTTGAGGATGAAACAACGGCAAGAGGAAGTTTCATGAGTAGTTTCAGCCAAACCCAGTACCAGCACCACCATGGCTGCTTCTGA
- the LOC18606561 gene encoding zinc finger protein CONSTANS isoform X1, with product MSCNLSVSNDSSVNRYIPEMVSTDTIDYPLLFDHPFSPFQDSSSDYNFQDLLNNSQNQQNPFDESSCPDQFVSGLLPSSPPTDQLENLSLYQTTQYPSLSFSPNLEYGYGDFNGLNYLEVKNEECQVDFDPAYRGVDNVDKYLQRSFSSNSFEGKPGFSFQLPFDSLMESQNFQGQSFSMPESSFFAGQMRKVCSTGDLENMRNAYTNPRSISTPSAIENSFMEEAPFKVGRYSAEERQERISKYKAKRNQRNFNKTIKYACRKTLADNRPRIRGRFARNDDTVEVPKAACSTRDEDEDGLWVLHSIPHGSMQALQEVEDETTARGSFMSSFSQTQYQHHHGCF from the exons ATGTCTTGTAATCTTTCTGTTTCTAATGACTCTTCCGTGAACCGTTATATTCCGGAAATGGTTTCAACCGATACAATTGATTATCCCTTATTGTTTGATCATCCTTTCTCTCCTTTCCAAGACTCCTCATCTGattataattttcaagatttgTTAAACAACAGCCAGAACCAACAAAACCCATTTGATGAATCCTCTTGTCCAGACCAATTCGTTTCGGGTTTGCTTCCATCTTCACCCCCAACAGACCAGCTTGAAAACCTTAGCCTTTATCAGACAACCCAGTACCCGTCTCTTTCATTTAGTCCAAATTTAGAGTACGGGTATGGAGATTTCAACGGCTTGAATTATTTGGAAgttaaaaatgaagaatgtcAAGTGGATTTCGATCCTGCTTACAGAGGTGTTGATAATGTAGACAAGTACTTGCAAAGGAGCTTTAGTAGCAATTCTTTTGAAGGAAAGCCTGGCTTTTCATTCCAACTTCCTTTTGATTCTCTCATGGAGTCTCAGAACTTTCAAGGCCAATCATTTAGCATGCCTGAGAGCAGCTTTTTCGCCGGACAAATGAGGAAGGTATGCAGTACCGGAGATTTAGAG AATATGAGAAACGCTTATACCAACCCAAGGTCAATTTCAACCCCTTCGGCTATAGAGAACTCGTTCATGGAGGAAGCACCCTTCAAAGTGGGACGTTACAGTGCAGAAGAGAGACAAGAGAGGATTTCAAAGTACAAAGCCAAGCGCAACCAAAGGAACTTCAACAAAACAATTAAG TATGCATGCCGTAAAACACTAGCCGACAACCGCCCTCGTATACGTGGCAGATTCGCGCGCAACGATGACACTGTTGAGGTTCCCAAGGCTGCATGTTCAACCAGAGATGAAGACGAAGATGGCCTATGGGTACTACACTCCATTCCTCATGGTTCGATGCAG GCGCTGCAAGAAGTTGAGGATGAAACAACGGCAAGAGGAAGTTTCATGAGTAGTTTCAGCCAAACCCAGTACCAGCACCACCATGGCTGCTTCTGA
- the LOC18606562 gene encoding uncharacterized protein LOC18606562: MASQEYMDKMQLRQNYRNLWHTDLVRTIQRDPPYCCLAFWCGPCVSYMLRKRALYNDMSRYTCCAGYMPCSGRCGESKCPEFCLCTEVFLCFGNSVASTRFLLQDEFNIQTTKCDNCIIGFMFCLQQIACIFSIVAMIVGSDEIQEASQLLSCLADMVYCTVCACMQTQHKIEMDKRDGMFGPQPMAVPPVQQMSRIDQPIPPAAGYPPPAYGQAYPPQAPGYTAPGYPPAAYPPAQNPPAGYPPPGYYR, from the exons ATGGCGTCGCAAGAGTACATGGACAAGATGCAGCTCCGCCAGAACTATCGAAATCTCTGGCATACCGATCTCGTGAGAACCATTCAACGGGACCCTCCGT ATTGCTGCTTAGCTTTTTGGTG TGGGCCATGTGTATCCTACATGCTTCGGAAACGAGCGCTTTATAATGACATGTCGAG GTATACATGTTGTGCTGGTTATATGCCATGTAGCGGTAGGTGTGGAGAAAGCAAATGTCCTGAGTTTTGCCTTTGCACTGAG GTTTTCCTCTGCTTTGGGAACTCAGTGGCCTCTACCCGATTTCTGTTGCAAGACGAATTCAACATTCAAACAACAAAATGTGACAATTGCATCATT GGTTTCATGTTCTGCCTTCAACAAATTGCCTGCATATTTTCCATAGTTGCAATGATTGTTGGAAGTGATGAGATTCAAGAGGCATCGCAGTTACTGAGTTGTTTGGCTGATATGGTTTATTGCAC GGTCTGTGCATGTATGCAG ACGCAACATAAGATTGAAATGGACAAACGAGATGGCATGTTTGGTCCACAACCAATGGCAGTACCCCCTGTTCAGCAGATGTCACGCATTGATCAACCAATTCCTCCTGCAGCTGGCTATCCACCACCAGCATATGGACAGGCTTATCCACCTCAGGCACCTGGCTATACTGCTCCAGGTTATCCACCGGCTGCATATCCTCCTGCTCAGAACCCTCCAGCTGGTTACCCACCACCTGGCTATTATAGATGA
- the LOC18606563 gene encoding E3 ubiquitin-protein ligase RHA1B, with product MGFPVGYSELLLPRLLLHTLSLLGYLRKFISTLFLYLGLPDFLEPDIIPWRDTVNTDVSNSASSSPTPRRIPVSALLIRELLPVVKFSDLVDPPDSCAVCLYDFEGQDEIRRLTNCRHIFHRSCLDRWMGYDQKTCPLCRTCFVPDDMQETFNERLWAASGIPEFFGDYSQITAF from the coding sequence atgggtttCCCCGTGGGCTACTCAGAGCTTCTCCTCCCAAGGCTACTTCTCCACACACTTTCTCTTCTTGGTTACCTTCGCAAATTCATTTCCACTCTTTTTCTCTATCTGGGTCTCCCAGATTTCCTCGAACCCGACATTATTCCCTGGCGTGACACCGTCAATACCGACGTTTCAAACTCCGCCTCCTCGTCTCCAACGCCCCGCCGCATCCCGGTCTCGGCTCTCCTCATCCGGGAACTCCTCCCCGTCGTCAAGTTCTCCGACCTAGTCGACCCGCCGGACAGCTGCGCCGTTTGTTTGTACGACTTCGAAGGGCAGGATGAGATCAGGCGGCTGACCAATTGTCGACATATATTCCACCGGAGCTGTTTGGACCGTTGGATGGGATATGATCAGAAAACATGTCCGCTATGTAGAACGTGTTTTGTTCCTGATGATATGCAAGAGACATTTAATGAGAGGCTTTGGGCTGCTTCTGGGATCCCTGAATTCTTCGGTGATTATTCTCAAATTACTGCTTTTTAG